The genomic segment CCCGCCTGGCATAACTATCATACATGTCAAAGCTTGAACCTGAAGGAGATAAAAGCACAACATCTCCTGAAACAGCAGCTCTTTTTGCCCTTAAAACAGCATCCTCCATTTCATATGCCATCTCAGCCCCGTTTCTGCATTCATGACCAAGAGCATCCATAATTTCATGTTTTGATTCACCCAGTAAAATAAGCTTCCTGACGCGCTGCTGGATCAGGGTTTTTAATACACTGAAATCTCCGCCCTTGCTCCTTCCTCCCATAATAAGCACAACAGGAACATCAAAAGACTCAAGTGCCCTGACAACAGCATCAACATTGGTTGCTTTTGAATCATCATAATATTTAACATTGTCAATTACCGCAGCATATTCAATTCTGTGTGCCAGTCCTTTGAAATTATTTAAAGCAGACTGAATCCCTTCAGGTGTTCCGCCTGAAGCCAGGGCAGCCATACATGCAGCAGCCATGTTTTCCTGGTTATGCCTTCCAGGCAGTTTTACCTTTGAAAGATCAAATTTTATTCCTGAATATTTCCCTGATTCAAGAATCAGGTTATTATAATTTATAATAATACCCTGTTCTTCTATTTTTGGATTAATGAAAAATTTTGAGCTTTTTACCTTATGGCTTATGGAACGGACAAATAAGTCATCACCATTAAACACAGCAGTATCATCTTTTTTCTGGTTTTCAAAAATTCTGGACTTGCTTTTAACATAAGCATCAAAATTGTCATATCTGTCAAGATGATCCTGGGTTATATTAAGCAAAACAGCAGTATCAGGCCTGAAATACTGAATTGTATCAAGCTGAAAACTGCTTATTTCCACAACCAGTCTGTCAGATTTTTTTTTACCGGCAGGGTATTCAATTAAGGGGGTGCCGATATTGCCGCCGACAAATACATCTAACCCTGACTCTTTAAGCATTTCACCCAAAAGGGTTGTGGTTGTTGTTTTTCCATTAGTTCCAGTTACAGCAGTAACAGGCTCGCTGATAAATCTGGATGCAAGCTCTATCTCTCCAATAACAGGTATATTTTCTGCCTTTGCCCTGAGTATGGGTTTAAGTGTATGTGGAACACCAGGGCTTAATACAATCATCTCCGCATTCTCAAAGGTTTTACATGAATGATGCCCCAGTTCCAGTCTTATTCCAAGTTCCTTTATTTCAGGGATATATTCAGCAAAAGCATGTTCATCTTTTTGATCTGTTATTGTAACTGACTTGCCGATATTTTTAAGAAAACGGGCACAGGATAAACCAGACCTGCCGAATCCAGCAATCAGTATATTATTTTGATCTATTTTTTTCATGGATTTATCTGAGTTTTAAAGTGCTGAGTGATAATAAAGCCAGGGCAATGGATACAATCCAGAACCTGACAATAACCTTTGGTTCAGGCCAGCCTTTGAGTTCAAAATGATGATGAAGAGGGGCCATTTTAAATATTCTTCTGCCATTGGTCATTTTAAAAAAACCTACCTGAAAGATAACAGACAAGGCTTCAATAACAAATAAACCTCCTACAAGTACCAGCATGATTTCCTGTTTTGTTACTACAGCAACAGTACCTATTGCACCGCCCAGGGCAAGGGAACCCACATCTCCCATAAATACCTGTGCCGGGTAAGAATTAAACCACAAAAAACCCAGGCCGCAGCCAGCCAGAATCCCGCAGAAAACAGAAACCTCTCCGCTTCCAAGGATATATTTGATCTGTAAATAAGCAGCTATATGCTTATGCCCTGTAACATAGGCAAAAATCATGTATGCAGCTGATGCTACAATTACAGGCCCAATGGCAAGACCGTCAAGACCATCTGTGAGATTGACAGCATTAGATGTGCCTACAATTACAAGAGCGGCAAAAAAAATATATCCCCAGCCCAGATCAGGCTGAAAATTTTTAAAAAAAGGAAATGATACATGGGTATCAAACCCTGGATGAATATAGAGCAGGATTCCTGCAAAAAAAGCCAGTCCTGTCTGCATTAAAAATTTTTCCTTTGCACTCAGGCCCTTGCTCCTTTTTCTTATCTGCATCCGATAATCATCAATAAAACCTATAAGCCCGTACCCCATCGTAATCAAAAGTATTATCCAGACATAATAATTTGTCAGATCCATCCATAAAAGAGAGGATACCATAGCGGAAAAAAGGATTAATGTTCCGCCCATTGTAGGTGTTCCTGCTTTTTTAAGATGTGTCTCAGGCCCGTCATCCCTTACAAACTGACCAACCTGCATCTGTCTTAATTTTTTGATAAACCAGGGACCGACGATAAAACAGATAAGAAATGCAGTCAGACTGGCATAAATTGTTCGAAATGTAATATATCGAAAAACATTAAAAATAGTAAATTGTGTATGAAGTGGATATAAAAAGTGATACAGCATAGTATTTTAATTATCAATTATCAATTATCAATTATCAATCAGCCCATTCCCGAATGGAGTTTACCACTCTTTCCATAGCCATACCCCTGGAACCTTTAACTAAAACCTGATCATTTGGCAAAAGGATGTTTTTCAATTCCTGAATAATGTCCTGCACAGAACCTTGAAAAATATCTTTTGAATCCATATGATTTTTTATTGCGCCCTGTGCAACATAACCTGAAAAACTGCCTGATACAAAAAGTTTTGAAACCCCTGTTTTGGCTGCTTCTTCCCCTATTTCTTTGTGCATGGATTCAGCATGTTCTCCAAGTTCAAACATATCTCCGATCACCAGGATATTTCGTTTACCATCCTGCTTTAATTTGTGAAAAGCTGTGATAGCTGATTTCATGGATTCAGGATTTGCATTGTATGTATCATCAATCAGGATAATACCTTTTTGGGTTTTTAATATATTCATCCGGCCTTTAACCGGCTTAAAACTTTCAAGACCTGCCTTGATATCCTGAATTGATATACCCATAATACTTCCTGCTGCTGCTGCTGCAAGGGCATTGGAAATCATAAACCTGCCCTGTGCCCTAAGATTTACCTGAACCTGGTCTTTATTAAGGTTTAAGTTAAAAGAAACCCCTGCCAGGCTTTCTTTTACCTGATGTTCTTTAATGCAGTCTGCTTTTATACCGGCTTTATCTGACAGGCCAAAAAATACAACTGGATGGGGCAGATTTTCCGCCAGTTTCAAGGTTCTGGGATCATCAGCATTTAATACTGCCGTACCCCCCGGCTTTAAACCCTGAAGCAGCTCGCCTTTGGCATACATAACAGCATCCATTGATCCAAGCTCGCCTATATGGGCAGGCCCGATGTTTGTTATTATGCCGATTTCAGGCTGGCAGATATCTGCAAGTCTTTTTATTTCTCCAGCATGGTTCATTCCAAGTTCCAGCACTGCCCACTCATGTTCAGGTCCCAGGTTAAAAAGAGTCAGGGGCAGACCGATTTCATTGTTATAATTTCCATAAGTTGACAAAGTATTAAACCTTTGTTCAACAATTGCAGAACACATGACACGGGTTGTAGTTTTTCCATTAGAACCTGTTATAGCAGCAGTACGGGCAGAAGAACGATTGAGATTAAACCTCCCAAGGCTTCCTAAGGCATGTATGGTATCTTTAACAACAATACAGGCAATACCGGCATTTTTCCATTGTTCCCAGGGCAGTTCATTTACTTTATCCCTGTTAATCATCAACCCCCTGATACCTTTTTTAACTGCGTCTTCTGCAAATTTATGACCGTCATGATTATGGCCTTTAATAGCAGCAAAAAAATCTTTTGATTCTATATTCCTTGAATCAATGGAGATTTTTAAAAAAACCATTTCACTGTCTCCGCAGAGCAGTTCACCGTCTGCGGCCTTGAGAATCTCAGAAACTTTCCATTTAAAGGGCTTCATATATATTCCAGTGCCTTTTGGGCTTCTTTTCTATCATCAAAAGACAAGGTTTTTGTGCCAATAATCTGATATGTTTCATGGCCTTTACCTGCAATCAATACAATATCCCCTGGACTTGATATTTTAACTGCCAGGTTTATGGCTTTTCTTCTGTCTGGTTCTATTAAATATCCTTTTTCATCAAAACCTGATAAAATCTCTGGATATAAATACTCTTTTAAGCATACTTCATGAATACCTGGCAGTATGTGGTTAATAATTGTTCCAGGATCTTCACTTCTGGGATTATCTGATGTTACAATGGAAATATCTGAAAAAGATGCTGCCATCCTTCCCATTTGAGGCCGTTTATTTTTATCTCTGTCTCCTCCGCATCCAAAAACACAGATAATTTTACCTGTTCCAAGTGCTTTAAGGGTTGAAAGTACATTTTCAAGAGCATCGGGAGTATGTGCATAGTCCACATAAACAAAACGCTCCTTTGTATTGAAAACAGCCTCAATGCGTCCTGAAACTGATTTTAGGGATTCAATCCCGGCTTTTATAAGATCAGGCTCAATCCCCAGAGCAGCACCAGTTCCTGCTGCACAAAGGATATTTTCAAGATTGTAATCACCTGTTAAAAAAGATTTAAAATTAAAATTCCCGCCAGGCAGCGAGATATTGCCTGTAATACCATCAAGACCAAATTGAAAATTTTTTGAGTTTACCATATTTTCCTGTGAATAACCAGCAGTAATACATGGCATTTTAAGATTTCTTAAAAGTTCTTTTCCTTTCAGGCTGTTGCAGTTTATTACTCCTGTTTTTTGCTGTTTTTTGGATTGTAAATAAATATATTCTGTAAACAATCTTTGTTTTGACTGCCAATAAGACTCCATATCCTTATGATAGTCAAGATGATCCTGGGTCAGATTAGTAAAAACTCCTATATTAAAATGACAGCCATCCAGCCTGTGCAGGTCTATGGCATGGGAAGAAGCTTCCATAACCACATGAGTTACTCCATTTTCTTTCATTATGGAAAGAATCTTTTGAAGATCAAGCGACTCAGGAGTTGTTACAGGATTTCTAAAGCTTTTGCCCATATAGTGCCAGTCAATGGTTCCGATTACACCAGTATTAAATCCTGCAGATACAAGAATCTTTTCAATTAAAAAACTTGTGGTTGTTTTGCCGTTTGTACCTGTAATTCCTATTAAAACAATATGTTCTGAAGGATTACCGTAAAATTGCGCTGAGATTATACCCATGACTTTCCTGGTATTGTCAACCTCAATAACCACAGCATCTTTTTTAACAGGCTTTTGCACCAGAACTGCAGCAGCTCCCCGGTTAAGTGCATCATCAATATAATCATGTCCATCAGACTTAAAACCAGGTATTGCAATAAATAAACCCCCTGGCAGCACTTCCTGGGAATTGTAGTGTATTGAGCTTATATTAATATCAGAGGCATTGAAAAAACTGCCTGCACTTGCCCCATTAATGTTTTTAACAGATATTGTTTTTATTAAATGTGATAATTTCAAATGATTACCTTAATTATTTTTCTGCAATTAAACCTTTTAAATCCTTTTGTGAAGGAACGTTCAAATAATTGAGAACCTCTCTTGCAATCTCTCTGAAAACCGGAGCTGCAACAACCCCTCCATAATGATTTTCCTGGGGTTCATCAATAATAACTGCTATTGCAAGCTGGGGGTTTTCAACAGGCAGAAACCCTGCAAAAGATGCAATATAATTCTCTTTTGTATAAACCCCTTTTTCAGCTTTATCTGATGTTCCAGTTTTTCCGCACACTGAATATCCATCCAGGCTTGCTTTTACACCAGTTCCCCCGGTTTCCACAACAGTTCTCATCATATTTGTAATTGTTTCAGCAGTTTTTTCAGATATTGCCTGTCTGAGTTTTTCAGGGCCGAATTGTTTAATATATTCTCCGCTTTTATCTGTAATAGCCTGCACAATATAAGGCTTCATTACTGCACCTTTATTTGCAATAGTTGAAACCCCTGAAACAAGCTGAAGTGCTGATGCGGAAATCCCATGCCCAAATGAGATTGCTCCAGCATCAATCTCTGACCATTTTTCATAAGGAGATAACAAACCTGATGTCTCTCCCGGGCAGTCAATACCGGTTTTGGATCCAAAACCAAATCTGGACAAGGTACTGTAAAGTGATTTTGGACCTATCATCTCTCCCATTTTTATAGCCCCGATATTGCTTGAATATTTGATTATTTTCTCAACAGTAAGCCATCCGTGGGAATGGGTGTCATGTACTGTGTCTTTTCCTATCTGATAACTTCCATTTTCACAGAAAAAAATGGTGTCAGGGGTGCATCCGCCTGATTCTATTGCAGCAGCAGCACTGAATATCTTCATGGTTGACCCTGGCTCAAAAGGATCTGTAATACACCTGTTGCGCCAGTATTCTTTATTATACAGATTAAAAGAATTAGGATTAAAAAGAGGATAATTTGCAATTGCCAGTATTGCCCCTGTTTTGGGAACCATGACAACAGCCATTCCAGATTTTGCAGAAAACCTTGAAACTCCTGCCCCAAGATGCTTTTCTGTTATATATTGTATTGTCCGGTCAATAGTAAGAATTATATTATTACCATTATAACTGGAATACAGTCCTTTACCTGCCTCAAAATTGTTACCAAGAGCATCTTTTAGTACTTTTAATTGAAAATCCTCAGCCTTTAGATATGCATCATAATAAAATTCAAGTCCCTCAAGTCCATGATCGTCAACGCCTGTAAAACCCAGAACCTGTGCTGCCAGAAAACGGCTGGGATAATAACGGGTGTGTTCAGGAATAAAATCAATACCATAAAGATTAAGGTCTCTGACAGATTTTTCTTCTTTAGGGGTTACCTTGCGTTTTATCCATATAAAAGGCCGTCTTGAAATCAGCTTCAGTCTCAGCGATCTCTGATCCATATTTAAAATTGAAGCCAGGGAAACTGCAGCATCTTCAGTATTTTTGATATGAGCAGGATATGCTCCAATGGAAGTAACATCAATACTGACAGCCATTTCCCTTTTTTTGCTGTCATATATTGTTCCCCTTTTTCCACGAATGGTCAGAGTCTTTTCATACTGATTTGCAGCTTTCTGGGAAAGCCAGGGACTGCAGTAAACCTGCAGATAAACTGCCTTTACAGTAATAATAAGAAATAAAAACACAAAAAAGAATCTGACAAAAGAAATTCTGAAATTTATGCTTTTCTTTTCAATATAATTCATTGGCAATATTTATCTTTTGATTTTCTCCAGGGGTTACAAGCCCAAGCTGATATTTTGCTATTCTTGCAATGCGTTCAGGGGATTTCAGGCGCTCAAGCTCTATCTTTAAAGTATTCTGGATGCTTATCTGTTTGTGATATTCCTCTGTTTCTATTGAGATTTCATATCCAGTACGGACACACTGCATCCTGCACCAGGTATAAACAAGTAGCTGTAAAATAAATATTATCATAATAATAATCCAGGACACAGCTTTTTGAAATGTATTATTAAAAACCATATTGCCTATATCTTCTCTGCTGCCCTCAGCCTTGTACTCCTTGACATGGGATTTTGGTTTATTTCATCCTGTCCAGGCATAACCGGTTTACGGGTAAGAATCTTTAATTTTGGGGATTGATGGCAAACGCATTGGGGAAAAACTGGAGGGCAGGTGCATCCTTTTGCTAAAGATTTAAGCTGATGCTTTACAATCCGGTCTTCAAGAGAATGAAATGACAGAATGCAGAGCCTTGCTTTGGGATTCAATAAACCAGGAACCTGTTCCATGAATGTTTCCAAATTTTCAAGCTCCCTGTTTACAGCAATCCTGAGTGCCATAAATACCTTTGTAGCTGGATGAATATAACGGGAACCTTTTTTATTTTTTGGACAAACCCTGGAAACAATTTCAGCAAGATCTGCGCTTGAATTTACAGGTTCTTTTTTTCTTGATTTAACAATTTCACGGGCTATGCGCCTTGCCCTGGTCTCTTCACCATATTTCCAGAAAATATTTCCAAGTTCATTTTCCTTTAAGGTGTTTACAAGTTTATGTGCTGTAAGATCGTTATTTATATTCATCCTCATATCAAGAGGTTCATCATTATTAAAACTAAAGCCCCGGCCGCTGTGTTTTATATGATGAAGGGAAAGACCCAGGTCTGCAATAATCCCGTCAACGCCTTTAATATTCAAGGAGTTTAAAATTTCAGGAAGGTCTGTAAAATTTGCATGAAACAGCCTGATATTTTTTTCAAATTCTTTTAATCTTTTCCAGCCGTATGCCACAGCATCTTTATCCTGATCTATACCTATCAGCAATCCTTGACTGCCTGTTTTTTCAAGAATTGACAGGCTGTGGCCTGAACCTCCCAGAGTGCAGTCAACATATATTTTTCCCGGCCTGCAGTTTAAAAAAAAGATAACTTCTTTTAACATTACAGGAATATGATTATATAATAAATCAGGTTTATTCATTTTTTTGAAAAATCTTTATTATCATATCAACAGCTATTTCAAGCTGCATCCTCAATGCACCCAAAGGAAATTTTTCACCAAAAATAACAACTATCAGAAAATCCTCAGTAATTTTCCTGAAAAATACACTCACATCCTGGCCTTTATGAAAAAGTGATGGAAAATCTTCTTCACCTACAAGTTTAGCCATAGTAGTAACAGCAGCATAATTAGCTGATGAAAGGGCTGCCAATGCATACAAATCCCTGTCATGCCTCTGGTCATCATATTTTGAAATAATATTCCCATACATATCAATCAGCAGGATACTCTGCATACCTTCTCTAATCAGCTCTTTATCCAAAACCTGTTCAATTTGTTCAAGCTGTTCCGGTTCCAGGGTATATGAATCATCAATAACAATATCTACATCATACATTGCGCCCAATTCTTTCACCTCCTGTCTCAGCGTTTCTTGTATTCACATAAGTAAGATAGCAGTATCCGCCGCAAGGCAGTATCATGAAGATCAATTAACCGCAAGATTTATTGCCTGGTGGTGTCAATATCTAAAAAATGTTCATTAAAGTTTTTATCATGGGTCATTTTTTTTAAAAATCCATGAATAAACTCAGAATCTATTTTAGGACTGAGAAAATAATCCCCGCGGTAAACAGTACGGATTCCATCTATTATGTTTTGAGCCAGTGTAGGTTTTAAAACATATCCTAATGCTCCTGATACAAATGCCTGATAAACGTAAGCATCTTTTTTATATATGGAAAGAATTATTATCCGGGTGTTTGAGCCTGTATTTTTAATAACACGGGCTGCGTTCAACCCGCTTAAACGGGGCATGGCAATATCAATAACAGCAATATCAGGACAAAGAGCCATTATTTTTTTAACAGCCTCAGCTCCGTCAGCAGCTTCATCTAATACATCAATATCAGATTGTTCTTCAAGGGCTTTTCTGATCCCTTTACGAACCATCTCATGATCGTCAGCAATTAATACCCTTATTTTTGCCATTCCTGATATCCTTAAATAATTTCAGTTTAATATTATTTTGATTGTAGAATGGCATCCTGTACAAATCAATTAGGCAGGTGAAGTATTAAAGGGTAGAAAATTCCTACTTTTATCTTATTTAAAGTTTTTTATATAATTAAATATTTTATTCCTCCCATAATTCAGGACCAATAATCCCTATTTTGATAGCATATTTAACCATTGATACCATATTATGAATATCAAGTTTTTTCATTGTATTGGCACGATGCTTTTCAACTGTTTTTGAGCTTATGCACAATATATCTGCTATTTCCACACTTGACTTGCCTTCAACAAGGAGTCTGAATACCTGCTGCTCGCGCTCTGATAAAAGATCATATCCGCTTAAAGAAGGTTTTTCTGTCCTGCTTTTTAAAAAAGCTGTTATTATCTTGGAATTAATTTTTGAACTTAGAAAATATTCCCCTTTATGCACAGATCTTATGGCTTCAAGTACCTCCGAAGTTGGAGAAGCTTTCAATACATAGCCTAAAGCACCTGCACCTAGAGCCTGATGAACATATGCATCTTTTTTGTGCATTGAAAGCAGCACTACCTGGGTATCAGGCGATGCCTCTTTTATAAGACTTACTGCTTCAAGACCGTTTAAATTAGGCATTGCAATATCAATAAGAGCTACATCAGGGCTGACATTTTTCACCTTTTTAACAGCCTGCATCCCATCGCTTACTTCAGCAATGACCTCCATATCAGGCTGTTCTTCAAAAAGGTTTCGCAAGCCTTCCCTTACTACAGCATGATCATCTGCAATCATAATCTTAATCTTAGACATAAAAAATCCCCCTCTAGGAAACAGGTATTGCAATTCTTATGGTTGTTCCTCTGCCTTTTTCAGAACGAATATCAACCTGTCCTTTTATAGAAACTGCTCTTTCCCTCATTCCAATAAGTCCAATACCTCCTGAACGTTTATCAATATCAAATCCTGTTCCATTATCCTTAACCATTAAAATAGCTTTAGGATAACTATAAGTCAGCATAACATCAACATTGTCAGCTTTTGAATGTTTTACAACATTATTAAGGCTTTCCTGGAATATCCTGTAAAATACCAGCTCTATTTCAGGACAAAGCCTTTTTTTAAACCCTACAGCCTGGAAATTAATATTAATATCTGACCGCTGTTCACTAAATTCTTTTATATACCATTCAAGGGTAGGCACAAGCCCGAGATCATCAAGAAGATCTGGTCTCAGATCTGAGGATATGCTCCTGATCTTATCTCCCAGATTTTCAATAAAAATAATAAGGTCGTCAATATGTTTTCTCTGGCTTACCATGTCCTGGGGCATGGAATTTAACAAGGTTTCCACTCCCATATGAAGGGCAGCCAGAGTCTGCCCAAATTCATCATGAAGATCTTGTGCCAGCTTTTTCTGAGCATCTTCAATCCCGCTTATAAGTTTTCTTGACAAATGCCTGATCTCTTTTTCAGCTTTTTCCCGTTCTGTAATCTCATTTTCAAGAAGTTCATTGGCTGCTGCCAGTTCAATAGTATGTTTTTTTTCCAGTTCATTGAGTTTTTGAAGGGTTTCCATTAACTTGTTATATGAATTTGCAGGAAATCCTTCATTTTTTCCTTCTGTTTTCTTTCTGTTTACAGCTTCATCAGGAATATCGTCTTCCAGGTCATTAACCTTTTGAAGAGCTTCAAACATTTTATTAAATGATCCGTCATGAGAATCATCATCAAGCTCATCAAGTTCATCAATAGAATCCAGAATTGATAGAACATTGTTTTTTTTATCAATATGAGGAAGTCCTGTTTTGTTGAATTGTTTTAAAGAAAAAACAAGAACAATAATGGTCATTCCCAGCAATAATAATAAAAATGCTGATACAAAACGATTAATCCTTTTTTGTACCAGTAAATCAGGATCAAAATCCTTATCAACAATTGAATTGTCATTTTGATCCACAAGGATATGCTGCTTAAAATCAGAAACTAATTCCATTGTTTCATAAATAAGCACTCCCATTGAAAATATTAATAAAAAAGAAAATGCAGCCAGGCATCTGACACCTGTTTCAGATTTAAGCCATTTCATAAAAAATAGTTTCCCCATCCTTTTTTATTAATTAAAATATACAAGTCTTATAAATATTAGAATATCAGATATTATTAATTATTAAATGATTTTAAGTATAATTGCAAAAGAAAACTTTCATATCCAAATATATATGATAATTTTTTAAAATCTTTCAAATATTTATCTTTTTTTCATATTTTTATCAAACAATCTCATTGACATAAAACCATCTATCTGTAATTTAATAAAATTTTATTAATATAATTACATCTTAATGGAGGGTGAAATATGACACAAAATAGAATCTATAATTTCAATGCCGGGCCTGCTGCCCTGCCTTTGCCTGTATTGGAGGAAATACAGGAATCTTTTCTCAATTTTGCAGGTTCCGGCATGTCCATAACAGAAATAAGCCACAGATCAAAATGGTTTGATGATGTAATAAACGATGCTGCTGAACGTACTAAAAGACTGCTG from the Desulfonema limicola genome contains:
- a CDS encoding sensor histidine kinase; the encoded protein is MKWLKSETGVRCLAAFSFLLIFSMGVLIYETMELVSDFKQHILVDQNDNSIVDKDFDPDLLVQKRINRFVSAFLLLLLGMTIIVLVFSLKQFNKTGLPHIDKKNNVLSILDSIDELDELDDDSHDGSFNKMFEALQKVNDLEDDIPDEAVNRKKTEGKNEGFPANSYNKLMETLQKLNELEKKHTIELAAANELLENEITEREKAEKEIRHLSRKLISGIEDAQKKLAQDLHDEFGQTLAALHMGVETLLNSMPQDMVSQRKHIDDLIIFIENLGDKIRSISSDLRPDLLDDLGLVPTLEWYIKEFSEQRSDININFQAVGFKKRLCPEIELVFYRIFQESLNNVVKHSKADNVDVMLTYSYPKAILMVKDNGTGFDIDKRSGGIGLIGMRERAVSIKGQVDIRSEKGRGTTIRIAIPVS